Proteins encoded in a region of the Loxodonta africana isolate mLoxAfr1 chromosome 22, mLoxAfr1.hap2, whole genome shotgun sequence genome:
- the ASIC3 gene encoding acid-sensing ion channel 3 isoform X2 — MKPTSGPAVAPWPASDIRVFASRCTLHGLGHVFGPGGLTLRRGLWAAAVLLSLATFLYQVAERVRYYGEFHHETALDERESHQLTFPAVTLCNVNPLRRSRLTPNDLHWAGPALLGLDPAEHAAFLRALGQPPVPPGFMPSPTFDMAQLYARAGHSLDEMLLDCRYRGQPCGPENFTVIFTRMGQCYTFNSGAGGAELLTTFKGGAGNGLEVMLDVQQDEYLPVWRDTEETPFEVGIRVQIHTQEEPPIIDQLGFGAAPGYQTFVSCQKQQLIYLPPPWGDCSSLSPDPVLELEPSGPLGSPNPSPGPSPPYSLMGCRLACETRYVARKCGCRMMHMPGSAPVCSPQLHKDCAEPTLDAMLRKDACACPNPCATTRYAKELSMVRIPSRAAARYLARKHNRSEAYIEENMLVLDIFFEALNYELVEQKKAYEVSDLLGDIGGQMGLFIGASLLTILEILDYLFEVFQDRVLGYFWNRRHSQRHSSTNLLQEGLGGPRTHVSHLSLGPRPPTPPCAVTKTISDSHRTCYLVTRL, encoded by the exons ATGAAGCCCACCTCAGGGCCAGCGGTGGCCCCGTGGCCTGCCTCAGACATCCGAGTGTTCGCCAGCCGCTGCACACTGCATGGCCTGGGCCACGTCTTTGGCCCAGGGGGCCTAACCCTACGCCGGGGACTGTGGGCTGCAGCCGTGCTCCTGTCGCTGGCCACCTTCCTCTACCAGGTGGCTGAGAGGGTGCGCTACTATGGGGAGTTCCACCATGAGACGGCTCTGGATGAGCGGGAGAGCCACCAGCTCACCTTCCCTGCAGTCACCCTGTGCAACGTCAACCCACTGCGCCGCTCGCGCCTCACACCCAACGACCTGCACTGGGCCGGGCCAGCGCTGCTGGGCCTGGACCCTGCTGAGCATGCCGCCTTCCTGCGTGCCCTTGGCCAGCCCCCCGTCCCGCCTGGCTTCATGCCTAGCCCCACCTTCGACATGGCACAGCTCTACGCTCGGGCTGGTCACTCCCTGGATGAGATGCTGCTGGATTGCCGCTACCGTGGCCAGCCCTGTGGGCCAGAGAATTTCACTGTG ATCTTCACCCGCATGGGTCAGTGCTACACCTTTAATTCTGGCGCCGGCGGGGCTGAGCTTCTCACCACTTTCAAGGGAGGGGCGGGCAACGGGCTGGAGGTCATGCTGGACGTGCAGCAGGATGAGTATCTGCCCGTGTGGAGGGACACGG AGGAGACCCCATTTGAGGTGGGGATACGAGTGCAGATCCACACCCAGGAAGAGCCCCCCATCATCGACCAGTTGGGCTTCGGGGCCGCCCCCGGCTACCAGACCTTTGTGTCCTGCCAGAAGCAGCAA CTGATCTATCTGCCACCACCCTGGGGTGACTGCAGCTCCCTGTCTCCAGACCCCGTCTTAGAGCTGGAGCCTTCTGGTCCCCTAGGTTCCCCCAACCCTAGCCCAGGCCCCAGCCCTCCTTATAGCCTAATGGGTTGTCGCCTGGCCTGTGAGACCCGCTACGTGGCTCGGAAGTGCGGCTGTCGAATGATGCATATGCCTG GCAGCGCGCCAGTGTGCAGCCCCCAGCTGCACAAGGACTGTGCAGAGCCGACCCTGG ACGCCATGCTGCGGAAAGATGCGTGCGCTTGCCCCAATCCGTGCGCCACCACGCGCTACGCCAAGGAGCTCTCCATGGTGCGGATCCCGAGCCGCGCCGCCGCCCGCTATCTGGCCCGAAAGCACAACCGCAGCGAGGCGTACATCGA GGAGAACATGCTGGTGCTGGACATATTCTTTGAGGCCCTCAATTATGAGCTGGTGGAGCAGAAAAAGGCCTATGAGGTGTCAGATCTTCTCG GTGACATTGGGGGCCAGATGGGGCTGTTCATCGGGGCCAGCCTGCTCACCATCCTTGAGATCTTGGACTACCTCTTCGAG GTGTTCCAAGACAGGGTCCTGGGATATTTCTGGAACCGCAGGCACTCCCAGAGGCATTCCAGCACCAATCTG CTGCAGGAAGGGCTGGGAGGTCCTCGAACCCATGTTTCCCAcctcagcctgggccccag GCCTCCCACCCCTCCCTGTGCTGTCACCAAGACCATCTCTGACTCCCACCGCACCTGCTACCTGGTCACGCGGCTCTAG
- the ASIC3 gene encoding acid-sensing ion channel 3 isoform X1 codes for MKPTSGPAVAPWPASDIRVFASRCTLHGLGHVFGPGGLTLRRGLWAAAVLLSLATFLYQVAERVRYYGEFHHETALDERESHQLTFPAVTLCNVNPLRRSRLTPNDLHWAGPALLGLDPAEHAAFLRALGQPPVPPGFMPSPTFDMAQLYARAGHSLDEMLLDCRYRGQPCGPENFTVIFTRMGQCYTFNSGAGGAELLTTFKGGAGNGLEVMLDVQQDEYLPVWRDTEETPFEVGIRVQIHTQEEPPIIDQLGFGAAPGYQTFVSCQKQQLIYLPPPWGDCSSLSPDPVLELEPSGPLGSPNPSPGPSPPYSLMGCRLACETRYVARKCGCRMMHMPGSAPVCSPQLHKDCAEPTLDAMLRKDACACPNPCATTRYAKELSMVRIPSRAAARYLARKHNRSEAYIEENMLVLDIFFEALNYELVEQKKAYEVSDLLGDIGGQMGLFIGASLLTILEILDYLFEVFQDRVLGYFWNRRHSQRHSSTNLLQEGLGGPRTHVSHLSLGPRPAPLVCLSPGLPPLPVLSPRPSLTPTAPATWSRGSRLVCLFSGP; via the exons ATGAAGCCCACCTCAGGGCCAGCGGTGGCCCCGTGGCCTGCCTCAGACATCCGAGTGTTCGCCAGCCGCTGCACACTGCATGGCCTGGGCCACGTCTTTGGCCCAGGGGGCCTAACCCTACGCCGGGGACTGTGGGCTGCAGCCGTGCTCCTGTCGCTGGCCACCTTCCTCTACCAGGTGGCTGAGAGGGTGCGCTACTATGGGGAGTTCCACCATGAGACGGCTCTGGATGAGCGGGAGAGCCACCAGCTCACCTTCCCTGCAGTCACCCTGTGCAACGTCAACCCACTGCGCCGCTCGCGCCTCACACCCAACGACCTGCACTGGGCCGGGCCAGCGCTGCTGGGCCTGGACCCTGCTGAGCATGCCGCCTTCCTGCGTGCCCTTGGCCAGCCCCCCGTCCCGCCTGGCTTCATGCCTAGCCCCACCTTCGACATGGCACAGCTCTACGCTCGGGCTGGTCACTCCCTGGATGAGATGCTGCTGGATTGCCGCTACCGTGGCCAGCCCTGTGGGCCAGAGAATTTCACTGTG ATCTTCACCCGCATGGGTCAGTGCTACACCTTTAATTCTGGCGCCGGCGGGGCTGAGCTTCTCACCACTTTCAAGGGAGGGGCGGGCAACGGGCTGGAGGTCATGCTGGACGTGCAGCAGGATGAGTATCTGCCCGTGTGGAGGGACACGG AGGAGACCCCATTTGAGGTGGGGATACGAGTGCAGATCCACACCCAGGAAGAGCCCCCCATCATCGACCAGTTGGGCTTCGGGGCCGCCCCCGGCTACCAGACCTTTGTGTCCTGCCAGAAGCAGCAA CTGATCTATCTGCCACCACCCTGGGGTGACTGCAGCTCCCTGTCTCCAGACCCCGTCTTAGAGCTGGAGCCTTCTGGTCCCCTAGGTTCCCCCAACCCTAGCCCAGGCCCCAGCCCTCCTTATAGCCTAATGGGTTGTCGCCTGGCCTGTGAGACCCGCTACGTGGCTCGGAAGTGCGGCTGTCGAATGATGCATATGCCTG GCAGCGCGCCAGTGTGCAGCCCCCAGCTGCACAAGGACTGTGCAGAGCCGACCCTGG ACGCCATGCTGCGGAAAGATGCGTGCGCTTGCCCCAATCCGTGCGCCACCACGCGCTACGCCAAGGAGCTCTCCATGGTGCGGATCCCGAGCCGCGCCGCCGCCCGCTATCTGGCCCGAAAGCACAACCGCAGCGAGGCGTACATCGA GGAGAACATGCTGGTGCTGGACATATTCTTTGAGGCCCTCAATTATGAGCTGGTGGAGCAGAAAAAGGCCTATGAGGTGTCAGATCTTCTCG GTGACATTGGGGGCCAGATGGGGCTGTTCATCGGGGCCAGCCTGCTCACCATCCTTGAGATCTTGGACTACCTCTTCGAG GTGTTCCAAGACAGGGTCCTGGGATATTTCTGGAACCGCAGGCACTCCCAGAGGCATTCCAGCACCAATCTG CTGCAGGAAGGGCTGGGAGGTCCTCGAACCCATGTTTCCCAcctcagcctgggccccag GCCTGCCCCACTGGTCTGTCTCTCACCAGGCCTCCCACCCCTCCCTGTGCTGTCACCAAGACCATCTCTGACTCCCACCGCACCTGCTACCTGGTCACGCGGCTCTAGACTGGTGTGTCTGTTCTCAGGGCCCTGA
- the CDK5 gene encoding cyclin-dependent kinase 5 isoform X1 yields the protein MQKYEKLEKIGEGTYGTVFKAKNRETHEIVALKRVRLDDDDEGVPSSALREICLLKELKHKNIVRLHDVLHSDKKLTLVFEFCDQDLKKYFDSCNGDLDPEIVKSFLFQLLKGLGFCHSRNVLHRDLKPQNLLINRNGELKLADFGLARAFGIPVRCYSAEVVTLWYRPPDVLFGAKLYSTSIDMWSAGCIFAELANAGRPLFPGNDVDDQLKRIFRLLGTPTEEQWPAMTKLPDYKPYPMYPATTSLVNVVPKLNATGRDLLQNLLKCNPVQRISAEEALQHPYFSDFCPP from the exons ATGCAGAAATACGAGAAACTGGAGAAGATTGGGGAAG GTACCTATGGAACAGTGTTCAAGGCCAAAAACCGGGAGACTCATGAGATCGTGGCTCTGAAACGGGTGAGGCTGGATGACGATGATGAG GGAGTGCCGAGTTCTGCCCTTCGGGAAATCTGCCTGCTCAAAGAGCTGAAGCACAAGAACATTGTCAG GCTCCATGATGTCCTGCATAGTGACAAGAAGCTGACTTTGGTTTTTGAGTTCTGTGACCAG GACCTGAAAAAGTATTTCGATAGCTGCAATGGTGATCTAGACCCTGAAATTGTGAAG TCATTCCTTTTCCAGTTGCTAAAAGGCCTGGGATTCTGTCACAGCCGCAATGTGCTGCACAGGGACCTGAAGCCCCAGAACCTGCTCATAAATAGG aATGGGGAGCTGAAATTGGCTGACTTTGGTTTGGCTCGAGCCTTTGGGATTCCCGTTCGCTGTTACTCAGCTGAG GTGGTCACGCTGTGGTACCGCCCACCGGATGTCCTCTTTGGGGCCAAGCTGTACTCCACGTCCATCGACATGTGGTCAGCCGGCTGCATCTTTGCAG AGCTGGCCAATGCTGGGCGGCCCCTCTTCCCTGGCAATGATGTAGACGACCAGCTGAAGAGGATCTTCAGA CTGCTGGGGACGCCCACTGAGGAGCAGTGGCCCGCCATGACCAAGCTGCCAGACTATAAG CCCTACCCAATGTACCCTGCCACCACATCCCTGGTGAACGTCGTGCCAAAGCTCAACGCCACAGGGAGGGACCTGTTGCAG AACCTCCTCAAGTGTAACCCTGTCCAGCGCATCTCAGCAGAAGAGGCCCTGCAGCATCCCTACTTCTCTGACTTCTGTCCACCCTAG
- the CDK5 gene encoding cyclin-dependent kinase 5 isoform X2, protein MQKYEKLEKIGEGTYGTVFKAKNRETHEIVALKRVRLDDDDEGVPSSALREICLLKELKHKNIVRLHDVLHSDKKLTLVFEFCDQDLKKYFDSCNGDLDPEIVKLLKGLGFCHSRNVLHRDLKPQNLLINRNGELKLADFGLARAFGIPVRCYSAEVVTLWYRPPDVLFGAKLYSTSIDMWSAGCIFAELANAGRPLFPGNDVDDQLKRIFRLLGTPTEEQWPAMTKLPDYKPYPMYPATTSLVNVVPKLNATGRDLLQNLLKCNPVQRISAEEALQHPYFSDFCPP, encoded by the exons ATGCAGAAATACGAGAAACTGGAGAAGATTGGGGAAG GTACCTATGGAACAGTGTTCAAGGCCAAAAACCGGGAGACTCATGAGATCGTGGCTCTGAAACGGGTGAGGCTGGATGACGATGATGAG GGAGTGCCGAGTTCTGCCCTTCGGGAAATCTGCCTGCTCAAAGAGCTGAAGCACAAGAACATTGTCAG GCTCCATGATGTCCTGCATAGTGACAAGAAGCTGACTTTGGTTTTTGAGTTCTGTGACCAG GACCTGAAAAAGTATTTCGATAGCTGCAATGGTGATCTAGACCCTGAAATTGTGAAG TTGCTAAAAGGCCTGGGATTCTGTCACAGCCGCAATGTGCTGCACAGGGACCTGAAGCCCCAGAACCTGCTCATAAATAGG aATGGGGAGCTGAAATTGGCTGACTTTGGTTTGGCTCGAGCCTTTGGGATTCCCGTTCGCTGTTACTCAGCTGAG GTGGTCACGCTGTGGTACCGCCCACCGGATGTCCTCTTTGGGGCCAAGCTGTACTCCACGTCCATCGACATGTGGTCAGCCGGCTGCATCTTTGCAG AGCTGGCCAATGCTGGGCGGCCCCTCTTCCCTGGCAATGATGTAGACGACCAGCTGAAGAGGATCTTCAGA CTGCTGGGGACGCCCACTGAGGAGCAGTGGCCCGCCATGACCAAGCTGCCAGACTATAAG CCCTACCCAATGTACCCTGCCACCACATCCCTGGTGAACGTCGTGCCAAAGCTCAACGCCACAGGGAGGGACCTGTTGCAG AACCTCCTCAAGTGTAACCCTGTCCAGCGCATCTCAGCAGAAGAGGCCCTGCAGCATCCCTACTTCTCTGACTTCTGTCCACCCTAG
- the CDK5 gene encoding cyclin-dependent kinase 5 isoform X3, with protein MQKYEKLEKIGEGTYGTVFKAKNRETHEIVALKRVRLDDDDEGVPSSALREICLLKELKHKNIVRLHDVLHSDKKLTLVFEFCDQDLKKYFDSCNGDLDPEIVKNGELKLADFGLARAFGIPVRCYSAEVVTLWYRPPDVLFGAKLYSTSIDMWSAGCIFAELANAGRPLFPGNDVDDQLKRIFRLLGTPTEEQWPAMTKLPDYKPYPMYPATTSLVNVVPKLNATGRDLLQNLLKCNPVQRISAEEALQHPYFSDFCPP; from the exons ATGCAGAAATACGAGAAACTGGAGAAGATTGGGGAAG GTACCTATGGAACAGTGTTCAAGGCCAAAAACCGGGAGACTCATGAGATCGTGGCTCTGAAACGGGTGAGGCTGGATGACGATGATGAG GGAGTGCCGAGTTCTGCCCTTCGGGAAATCTGCCTGCTCAAAGAGCTGAAGCACAAGAACATTGTCAG GCTCCATGATGTCCTGCATAGTGACAAGAAGCTGACTTTGGTTTTTGAGTTCTGTGACCAG GACCTGAAAAAGTATTTCGATAGCTGCAATGGTGATCTAGACCCTGAAATTGTGAAG aATGGGGAGCTGAAATTGGCTGACTTTGGTTTGGCTCGAGCCTTTGGGATTCCCGTTCGCTGTTACTCAGCTGAG GTGGTCACGCTGTGGTACCGCCCACCGGATGTCCTCTTTGGGGCCAAGCTGTACTCCACGTCCATCGACATGTGGTCAGCCGGCTGCATCTTTGCAG AGCTGGCCAATGCTGGGCGGCCCCTCTTCCCTGGCAATGATGTAGACGACCAGCTGAAGAGGATCTTCAGA CTGCTGGGGACGCCCACTGAGGAGCAGTGGCCCGCCATGACCAAGCTGCCAGACTATAAG CCCTACCCAATGTACCCTGCCACCACATCCCTGGTGAACGTCGTGCCAAAGCTCAACGCCACAGGGAGGGACCTGTTGCAG AACCTCCTCAAGTGTAACCCTGTCCAGCGCATCTCAGCAGAAGAGGCCCTGCAGCATCCCTACTTCTCTGACTTCTGTCCACCCTAG